A window of the Gossypium hirsutum isolate 1008001.06 chromosome A03, Gossypium_hirsutum_v2.1, whole genome shotgun sequence genome harbors these coding sequences:
- the LOC107963636 gene encoding MYB-like transcription factor ODO1, which yields MGRQPCCDKLGVKKGPWTAEEDKKLINFILTNGQCCWRAVPKLAGLRRCGKSCRLRWTNYLRPDLKRGLLSEAEEQLVIDLHSRLGNRWSKIAGRLPGRTDNEIKNHWNTHIKKKLIKMGIDPVTHEPLNKEAKAAENHISETDGVGADSLEDNSSTPTENCDNSSTPTENCSSSVGSNSLDKFCNDESLLSSLWMKDEPPLIDASWDINIPTGGETCNGISLPSWEENCAWLLDCQDFGINDFGLDCLNDIELNTMNTLEMADKTVA from the exons ATGGGTAGGCAGCCTTGTTGTGATAAACTCGGTGTGAAAAAAGGTCCATGGACAGCTGAGGAAGACAAGAAACTCATCAACTTCATTCTCACCAATGGCCAGTGTTGTTGGCGTGCTGTTCCTAAGCTCGCCGGTCTCCGCCGCTGCGGCAAGAGTTGCCGGCTTCGATGGACTAATTACCTTCGGCCTGACTTGAAGAGAGGCCTCCTTTCTGAGGCTGAAGAGCAGTTGGTTATTGACCTTCATTCTCGCCTTGGCAATAG gtggtCGAAGATTGCAGGCAGGTTACCAGGCAGAACCGACAATGAGATCAAGAATCATTGGAACACCCACATCAAGAAAAAGCTTATTAAAATGGGGATCGATCCTGTTACTCATGAACCATTGAACAAAGAAGCAAAAGCTGCAGAGAATCATATATCAGAAACCGATGGCGTCGGTGCCGATTCATTAGAGGATAATTCGAGTACACCAACAGAGAATTGTGATAATTCGAGTACACCAACAGAGAATTGTTCTAGTTCTGTTGGTTCCAATTCACTGGACAAATTTTGCAATGATGAATCTTTATTGAGTAGCTTATGGATGAAGGATGAACCCCCCTTAATCGATGCTTCATGGGACATTAATATACCAACAGGAGGAGAAACCTGTAATGGCATAAGCTTGCCATCTTGGGAAGAAAACTGTGCATGGTTACTGGATTGTCAGGATTTTGGTATTAATGATTTTGGGTTGGATTGCTTAAATGACATTGAATTAAACACGATGAACACGTTAGAGATGGCCGACAAAACAGTAGCCTGA
- the LOC107963635 gene encoding uncharacterized protein codes for MHDLSIQISSNLINRLAEDDEKLKKRTKKTKPRVPREPRQPQTKVDQTQIPDDSEKQNKTTGSGWPVPPPMFLPLNQPPYSATAQLDPIRAVVKESENVVEKLRKQEDNMVQEVTQRAKDLHEKEFKIPEQKPMPCLVENNACMECFKENVKDVTKCAPLAQNYADCARRVRQLVKSSGK; via the coding sequence ATGCATGATTTATCAATCCAGATTAGTTCCAACCTTATCAACCGGCTTGCTGAAGATgatgagaaactgaagaaaagaacaaagaaaactaAACCCCGAGTGCCTCGAGAGCCTCGACAACCACAAACAAAGGTAGATCAGACACAAATACCTGATGATTCTGAAAAACAGAACAAGACTACAGGCTCAGGATGGCCAGTTCCACCTCCTATGTTTCTACCGTTAAACCAACCTCCTTACTCTGCAACTGCACAGTTAGACCCGATTCGAGCTGTCGTTAAAGAGAGTGAAAATGTTGTCGAGAAGTTGCGGAAGCAGGAGGACAACATGGTGCAAGAAGTAACCCAAAGAGCTAAGGATCTCCATGAGAAAGAGTTCAAGATTCCAGAACAGAAACCTATGCCCTGTTTAGTTGAGAACAATGCTTGCATGGAATGCTTCAAGGAGAATGTCAAAGACGTTACCAAATGCGCTCCTCTTGCTCAAAATTACGCGGATTGTGCTCGCCGAGTTCGGCAGCTAGTGAAATCATCTGGTAAGTAA
- the LOC107887482 gene encoding uncharacterized protein, protein MRQHAEESTKKHKALACLQSGVSDVIFTRIMACSTPKEAWGKLREEFMGSNKTRQQQVINLRRDFENLKIKESETIKQYSDRITTTVNSIRLLGEDFSDSRVVEKEGPIGRKSILNELSKQRPKIVLVQVRKERSLGLIRGRNQGKIQFGHVEKVCKNKGKAPAQQQIQAQAAEDLQAQKEHVFTASCSATLNKARCNWLVDSGCTHHMAADESLFKDLDKAMSQKSELAMEI, encoded by the exons ATGAGGCAGCATGCTGAGGAGAGTACAAAGAAGCACAAAGCCTTGGCTTGCTTGCAGAGTGGAGTGTCTGATGTAATCTTCACTCGAATAATGGCCTGCAGCACACCTAAGGAAGCATGGGGAAAGTTGAGGGAAGAGTTCATGGGGTCGAATAAGACAAGGCAGCAACAAGTGATTAACTTGAGGAGAGATTTTGAGAACCTGAAAATTAAAGAATCTGAAACCATCAAGCAATATTCAGACAGGATAACGACAACTGTCAATAGCATAAGGTTACTTGGTGAAGACTTTAGTGATAGCAGGGTTGTTGAAAA AGAAGGGCCAATAGGCAGGAAGAGCATCCTGAATGAGCTTTCCAAGCAAAGGCCAAAGATAGTTCTAGTTCAAGTCAGAAAGGAAAGAAGCCTTGGCTTGATAAGAGggagaaaccaaggaaaaattcAG TTTGGCCATGTTGAAAAAGTATGCAAGAACAAAGGAAAGGCACCAGCACAGCAGCAAATCCAAGCTCAAGCTGCTGAGGACCTTCAAGCTCAGAAGGAGCATGTCTTTACTGCTTCCTGTTCTGCAACTTTAAACAAGGCTAGATGCAATTGGCTTGTGGATAGTGGCTGCACACACCACATGGCAGCTGATGAAAGTCTGTTCAAAGACCTTGACAAAGCTATGTCTCAAAAATCAGAATTGGCAATGGAGATCTGA